A stretch of Mycobacterium sp. ITM-2016-00316 DNA encodes these proteins:
- the rpsT gene encoding 30S ribosomal protein S20, translated as MANIKSQEKRIKTNERRRLRNQSVKSSLRTAVRGLREAIDAGEKDKAGELLVVTNRKLDKAASAGVIHKNQAANKKSALSLAVNQL; from the coding sequence GTGGCCAACATCAAGTCGCAGGAAAAGCGCATCAAGACCAACGAGCGTCGTCGACTGCGCAACCAGTCGGTGAAGTCGTCGCTGCGTACGGCTGTGCGCGGGCTGCGCGAGGCCATCGACGCCGGTGAGAAGGACAAAGCAGGCGAACTGCTGGTCGTGACCAACCGCAAGCTGGACAAGGCTGCCAGCGCGGGCGTCATCCACAAGAACCAGGCCGCCAACAAGAAGTCCGCGCTGTCGCTGGCCGTCAACCAGCTCTGA
- the octT gene encoding diglucosylglycerate octanoyltransferase has product MSSEAPRRTLLVFCDSLSYYGPTGGLPADDPRIWPNIVAEQLGWDVELIGRIGWTCRDVWWAATQDPRSWAALPRAGAVIFATCGMDSLPSPLPTAVRELIRYVRPPFLRRWARDGYGWLQPRLSPVARPALPPHLTVEYLEMTRAALDFNRPGLPVVATIPSVHIAETYGNSHRWREPIVKAITGWADEHRVPVVDLKAAVGAEVMAGRGNPDGIHWNFEAHAAVADLMLKGLAEAGAYQPDTSDRS; this is encoded by the coding sequence ATGTCCTCTGAGGCGCCTCGCCGAACCCTGCTCGTCTTCTGCGATTCGCTGTCCTACTACGGGCCGACCGGTGGACTACCCGCCGATGACCCCAGGATCTGGCCGAATATCGTTGCAGAACAACTTGGTTGGGATGTCGAACTGATCGGCCGCATCGGCTGGACCTGTCGCGACGTGTGGTGGGCGGCCACCCAGGACCCCCGTTCCTGGGCGGCGCTGCCGCGTGCCGGCGCGGTGATCTTCGCGACGTGTGGAATGGATTCGCTACCCTCGCCGCTGCCGACCGCGGTGCGCGAACTGATCCGCTACGTTCGCCCGCCGTTCCTGCGCCGGTGGGCCCGCGACGGGTACGGCTGGCTGCAGCCGCGACTGTCCCCGGTGGCGCGGCCGGCGCTGCCCCCGCACCTGACCGTGGAGTATCTCGAAATGACTAGGGCCGCACTGGATTTCAACAGGCCGGGACTGCCTGTCGTGGCCACGATACCGTCGGTGCACATCGCCGAGACCTACGGCAACTCGCATCGCTGGCGCGAACCGATCGTCAAAGCCATCACCGGCTGGGCCGATGAGCATCGGGTGCCCGTGGTCGATCTGAAGGCCGCGGTCGGTGCGGAAGTGATGGCCGGGCGGGGCAATCCCGACGGAATCCACTGGAACTTCGAGGCGCACGCCGCGGTCGCGGATCTGATGCTCAAGGGTCTCGCCGAAGCCGGTGCGTACCAACCGGACACCTCAGATCGGTCATGA
- a CDS encoding dihydrodipicolinate reductase: MFTSMSDPLRVIQWTTGNIGTRSLHAIIGRDDMELVGVYAHGADKVGLDAAELAGWPTPTGITATNDINALIALKPDACCYNPLWPSIDELVALLAAGINVCSSAAWITGGKQSPEDLDRIRTACATGNSTIFGSGAHPGMTNMVAMVLSGSCERVDEIRITESVDCSTYESAETQTAMGFSQDPDTPGLAESVRRESEVFAESAAMMADAIGAKLDRMTFDVTFTAATGDTDLGFMTIPKGTVGSVLGYHRGWVGDRNVVSVGFNWTMGDHVTPPKPLEHGHVIQVFGLPNMRTVLHCLPPKDWAEPGFMGLGMIYTAMPVTNAVPAVVAAAPGIATLKDLPPVTGRFAG; this comes from the coding sequence ATGTTCACATCCATGAGTGACCCCCTCCGCGTCATCCAGTGGACCACCGGAAACATCGGCACCCGCTCGCTGCACGCCATCATCGGCCGCGACGATATGGAACTGGTGGGCGTCTACGCCCACGGCGCGGACAAGGTCGGTCTCGATGCGGCCGAGCTCGCGGGCTGGCCGACCCCCACCGGGATCACGGCCACCAACGACATCAACGCGCTGATCGCCCTCAAACCGGATGCCTGTTGTTACAACCCGCTGTGGCCCAGCATCGACGAGCTTGTCGCCCTGCTGGCGGCCGGCATCAACGTCTGTTCGAGTGCGGCCTGGATCACCGGCGGCAAGCAGTCGCCCGAAGATCTGGATCGCATCAGAACAGCCTGCGCAACAGGCAATTCCACGATCTTCGGCAGCGGCGCACACCCAGGAATGACGAATATGGTCGCCATGGTGCTCTCGGGCTCGTGCGAGCGGGTCGACGAGATCAGGATCACCGAGTCGGTGGACTGCTCGACCTACGAATCCGCGGAAACCCAGACCGCCATGGGATTCTCACAGGACCCGGACACCCCTGGGCTGGCCGAGAGCGTGCGCCGGGAAAGCGAAGTGTTCGCCGAATCCGCGGCGATGATGGCCGATGCGATCGGCGCGAAACTGGACCGGATGACCTTCGACGTCACCTTCACCGCGGCCACCGGCGACACCGACCTCGGTTTCATGACGATCCCGAAGGGCACCGTCGGCAGCGTGCTCGGCTACCACCGCGGATGGGTCGGCGACCGCAATGTCGTGAGCGTGGGGTTCAACTGGACGATGGGCGACCACGTCACACCGCCCAAACCCCTTGAGCACGGCCATGTCATCCAGGTATTCGGCCTGCCCAACATGCGCACCGTGCTGCATTGCCTGCCGCCCAAGGACTGGGCCGAACCCGGGTTCATGGGCCTGGGCATGATCTACACCGCCATGCCGGTCACCAACGCGGTACCCGCCGTGGTCGCCGCCGCCCCGGGCATCGCCACCCTCAAGGACCTGCCACCGGTGACCGGGCGCTTCGCCGGCTGA
- a CDS encoding alpha/beta fold hydrolase codes for MTIHGFSYSTEIGEDGVEINVAVGGHGPAVVLLHGFPQTHYMWRRVAEDLADEFTVIVPDLRGYGDSGKPAEAGADTYSKRTMARDVTKVAAALGHHRFGVVGHDRGALVAVRAGLDQPETVQFLGILDVLPTLDTWDVLHGVNAKVAWHLYLMAQPVGLPEKMITAVAEEFFASFLDAWDTDGATFSPEVRRHYIDRSAAAVDSIVADYRATAGIDLDMDRADREAGRQLQMPVGVISQDWGAQLGFDPAAIWAAWAPDFSYEPIDAGHFMAEEKPAEISQFVRKLAGRRR; via the coding sequence ATGACCATCCACGGATTCAGCTACTCGACCGAGATCGGCGAGGACGGTGTCGAGATCAACGTTGCCGTCGGCGGCCACGGCCCGGCTGTCGTTCTGCTGCACGGCTTTCCCCAGACGCACTACATGTGGCGCCGGGTCGCCGAGGACCTGGCCGACGAGTTCACCGTCATCGTCCCCGACCTGCGGGGCTACGGAGACAGCGGAAAGCCGGCGGAGGCCGGCGCTGACACCTACTCCAAGCGCACCATGGCGCGCGACGTGACGAAGGTCGCGGCCGCGTTGGGGCACCACCGATTCGGTGTGGTGGGCCATGACCGCGGCGCGCTCGTCGCGGTGCGCGCCGGGCTCGACCAGCCGGAGACCGTGCAGTTCCTCGGGATTCTTGACGTGCTGCCCACCCTGGACACCTGGGATGTGCTGCACGGGGTGAATGCCAAGGTCGCTTGGCATCTCTATTTGATGGCGCAACCGGTGGGACTGCCGGAGAAGATGATCACGGCGGTGGCCGAGGAGTTCTTCGCATCCTTCCTGGACGCCTGGGACACCGACGGGGCCACCTTCAGCCCCGAGGTCCGGCGGCACTACATCGACAGATCGGCGGCCGCCGTGGACTCCATCGTCGCCGACTACCGGGCCACCGCCGGGATCGACCTGGACATGGACCGCGCCGATCGCGAGGCCGGCAGGCAACTGCAGATGCCGGTCGGGGTCATCTCGCAGGACTGGGGTGCGCAACTGGGCTTCGACCCCGCCGCCATCTGGGCAGCGTGGGCACCCGACTTCAGCTACGAACCGATCGACGCCGGCCATTTCATGGCCGAGGAGAAGCCCGCCGAGATCTCACAGTTCGTCCGGAAACTCGCCGGGCGCCGCCGGTGA
- a CDS encoding DegV family protein yields the protein MTVQVVTDSSSRLNLDELKQWSIRQVPLHVLVDDLDLRDSIDEIPNDVFDRNQVTTSGASPTDLAQAYREALADSDGDGVVAVHLSAALSSTFSSAVAAAREFGSAVRVVNTRSAAMGVGYVALAAARAAQTGAELDAVEAAARAVVPRGHVFIVVHRLDNLRRSGRIGTAASRLATALSVKPLLRLDVDGRLVLAQRVRTVSKAHAAMVDSIAEVVGERSASITVHHVDNHDAAAELGAALTARLPQLESLTVRDMGAVLAVHVGAGAVGACVSLAE from the coding sequence ATGACCGTCCAGGTGGTGACCGATTCGTCGTCACGGCTGAATCTCGACGAACTCAAGCAATGGTCGATCCGGCAGGTGCCGCTGCACGTCCTCGTCGACGACCTCGACCTGCGCGACAGTATCGACGAGATCCCCAACGACGTGTTCGACCGCAATCAGGTGACGACCTCGGGCGCCTCGCCGACGGATCTGGCGCAGGCCTATCGGGAGGCGTTGGCCGACAGCGACGGTGACGGTGTCGTCGCGGTGCATCTGTCGGCGGCACTGTCCAGCACCTTCAGTTCCGCCGTGGCGGCCGCCCGTGAGTTCGGTTCGGCGGTGCGCGTGGTCAACACCCGCTCGGCCGCGATGGGGGTGGGCTACGTCGCGCTGGCCGCGGCACGTGCCGCCCAGACCGGCGCCGAGCTCGACGCCGTCGAGGCCGCGGCCCGCGCAGTGGTTCCGCGGGGGCATGTGTTCATCGTCGTGCACCGCCTGGACAATCTGCGTCGCAGCGGGCGCATCGGTACCGCGGCGTCCCGGCTGGCCACCGCGCTGTCGGTGAAGCCGCTGCTACGCCTGGACGTCGACGGCCGGTTGGTGCTGGCGCAGCGGGTGCGCACGGTGTCCAAAGCACATGCCGCGATGGTGGATTCGATCGCCGAGGTGGTGGGTGAGCGTTCCGCGTCGATCACGGTGCACCACGTGGACAATCACGATGCCGCCGCCGAGTTGGGCGCGGCACTGACGGCCCGGTTGCCGCAGCTGGAGTCGCTGACGGTCCGCGATATGGGTGCGGTGCTGGCCGTGCACGTGGGCGCCGGCGCCGTCGGTGCGTGCGTCAGCCTCGCCGAGTGA
- the holA gene encoding DNA polymerase III subunit delta has protein sequence MHLVLGDEELLIERAVAGVLKTARKKAGTVDVPVDRLRAGEVSTSELAELLSPSLFADERVVVLESAGEAGKEAAALIVSSAADLPPGTQLVVVHSGGGRAKAMADQLKKLGAQVHPCAKIAKPADRADFVRREFRTLKVKVDDDTVTAILDAVGSDIRELAAVCSQLVADTDGTVDAAAVRQYHQGKAEVKGFDIADKAVLGDVPGAAEALRWAMLSGEPHVVLADALAEAVHTIARVGPLRGDPYQLAGELGMPPWRVQKAQKQSRRWSPDRVAEALRVVASLNADVKGAAADADYALEAAVRKVAELATD, from the coding sequence CTGCACCTCGTCCTCGGCGACGAGGAACTGCTCATCGAGCGTGCGGTGGCCGGCGTGCTGAAGACCGCCCGCAAGAAAGCGGGCACGGTCGACGTCCCAGTGGACCGGTTGCGCGCCGGTGAGGTCAGCACCAGTGAGCTCGCCGAACTGCTGAGCCCGTCGCTGTTCGCCGATGAACGGGTCGTGGTGCTGGAATCCGCCGGTGAGGCGGGCAAGGAGGCGGCAGCCCTGATCGTCAGCTCGGCGGCCGACCTGCCGCCGGGTACCCAGCTGGTCGTGGTGCACTCCGGCGGAGGTCGCGCCAAGGCGATGGCCGACCAACTCAAAAAACTTGGTGCTCAGGTGCATCCGTGCGCGAAGATCGCCAAACCCGCCGACCGTGCCGACTTCGTGCGCCGTGAGTTCCGGACGTTGAAGGTGAAGGTCGACGATGACACCGTCACGGCGATCCTCGATGCGGTCGGTTCGGACATCCGTGAATTGGCGGCGGTGTGCTCACAGTTGGTTGCCGACACCGACGGCACCGTCGATGCCGCAGCGGTGCGCCAGTACCACCAGGGCAAGGCCGAGGTGAAGGGCTTCGACATCGCCGACAAAGCGGTCCTGGGTGACGTGCCCGGAGCGGCGGAGGCGCTGCGGTGGGCGATGCTCAGCGGGGAACCCCATGTGGTGCTCGCCGATGCGCTGGCCGAGGCGGTGCACACCATCGCCCGGGTGGGCCCGCTGCGGGGTGACCCGTACCAGTTGGCCGGGGAACTGGGCATGCCGCCGTGGCGGGTGCAGAAGGCGCAGAAGCAGTCGCGGCGTTGGTCGCCCGACCGGGTGGCCGAAGCACTGCGGGTGGTCGCGTCGTTGAACGCCGACGTCAAGGGCGCGGCGGCCGATGCGGATTACGCGCTGGAGGCTGCGGTGCGCAAGGTCGCCGAACTCGCTACCGACTGA
- a CDS encoding TetR/AcrR family transcriptional regulator produces the protein MSYLNRSADEARRGGRPRDEAREAEILGVTYALLTEVGYDNVTFEEVARRAGASKATLYRRWKSKREMVTAALKAIPAHRDGPDEIDTGSLRGDLLALCRRLITTMRSTDGQTALLLLQAGLEDPALCEEIERTVGPTGARLPPTVISAAVRRGELPHDIDPFAFEEVAGAVLLLRRMNGLDTDDAYLEALIDAILLPALRAAPPAAARLPAGIFSGHPVHAKETH, from the coding sequence GTGTCGTACTTGAACCGGTCTGCAGATGAGGCGCGGCGCGGAGGTCGTCCCCGCGACGAGGCGCGGGAAGCCGAGATCCTTGGCGTCACCTATGCGCTGCTGACCGAGGTCGGCTACGACAATGTCACCTTCGAGGAGGTGGCCCGGCGGGCCGGCGCCTCCAAGGCCACGCTGTACCGGCGCTGGAAGTCCAAGCGCGAGATGGTGACCGCCGCGTTGAAGGCCATCCCCGCGCACCGCGACGGACCCGACGAGATCGACACCGGCAGTCTGCGCGGAGACCTGCTGGCCCTGTGCCGGAGGCTGATCACCACGATGCGTTCGACCGACGGGCAGACCGCATTACTGCTGCTGCAGGCCGGTCTGGAGGATCCGGCGTTGTGCGAGGAGATCGAGCGGACCGTGGGACCCACCGGTGCTCGGTTGCCGCCGACCGTCATTTCAGCCGCCGTCCGGCGCGGCGAACTGCCGCACGATATCGATCCGTTCGCCTTCGAAGAGGTGGCCGGTGCGGTCCTGCTGCTGCGACGGATGAACGGCCTCGACACCGACGACGCCTACCTGGAGGCGCTCATCGACGCCATCCTGTTGCCCGCGCTGCGCGCCGCGCCACCGGCAGCGGCGCGGCTGCCCGCCGGGATCTTCTCCGGCCATCCCGTCCATGCGAAGGAAACCCATTGA
- a CDS encoding circularly permuted type 2 ATP-grasp protein encodes MFDAEGNVRGPYKGIFAELSPSDASELAARSEALGRAFIDQGITFSLSGQERPFPLDLVPRVISAAEWSRLEKGIAQRVKALELYLDDIYGEQEILRDGVIPRRLITSCEHFHREAVGIVPPNGVRIHVAGIDLVRDAQGTFRVLEDNLRSPSGVSYVMENRRTMARVFPNLFASHRVRAVGDYSSHLLRALRKAAATNEADPTVVVLTPGVYNSAYFEHSLLARQMGVELVEGRDLFCRDNTVYMRTTEGERQVDVIYRRIDDEYLDPMQFRPDSVLGVAGVLNAARAGNVVISSAVGNGVGDDKLVYTYVPTIIEYYLGEKPLLANVDTFRCWLDEECEEVLDRVDELVIKPVEGSGGYGIVFGPDANEKELATISKKIRADPRGWIAQPVVQLSTVPTQIGDHLAPRHVDLRPFAVNDGDEVWVLPGGLTRVALPEGSLVVNSSQGGGSKDTWVLASRTSAADRELAAAEVVRSLPDAPKPGKPSVAEKAARNGKPGREAKSEQTQQQQTQGARGSSQQDQQQQQQQQQQAVVD; translated from the coding sequence ATGTTCGACGCCGAAGGCAACGTCCGCGGGCCCTACAAGGGGATCTTCGCTGAACTTTCGCCGTCGGACGCCTCCGAGCTGGCCGCCCGCTCCGAAGCCCTCGGCCGCGCCTTCATCGACCAGGGCATCACCTTCTCGTTGTCCGGTCAGGAACGCCCGTTCCCGCTCGACCTGGTGCCCCGCGTCATCTCCGCGGCCGAGTGGTCACGCCTGGAGAAGGGCATCGCGCAGCGCGTCAAAGCGCTCGAGCTCTACCTCGACGACATCTATGGGGAACAGGAGATCCTGCGCGACGGGGTGATCCCGCGCCGGCTCATCACCTCCTGCGAGCACTTCCACCGCGAGGCGGTCGGCATCGTGCCCCCCAACGGCGTGCGCATCCACGTCGCGGGCATCGACCTGGTCCGCGACGCGCAGGGCACGTTCCGGGTCCTGGAGGACAACCTGCGTTCGCCGTCGGGGGTGTCCTACGTGATGGAGAACCGCCGCACCATGGCGCGGGTGTTCCCGAACCTGTTCGCCTCCCACCGGGTTCGGGCGGTGGGTGACTACTCCTCGCACCTGTTGCGCGCGCTGCGCAAGGCGGCGGCCACCAACGAGGCCGATCCGACCGTCGTCGTGCTGACCCCCGGCGTCTACAACTCCGCCTACTTCGAGCATTCGCTGCTGGCCCGCCAGATGGGTGTCGAACTGGTGGAGGGCCGAGACCTGTTCTGCCGCGACAACACCGTCTACATGCGCACCACCGAGGGGGAGCGTCAGGTCGACGTCATCTACCGCCGCATCGACGACGAGTATTTGGATCCGATGCAGTTCCGGCCGGATTCGGTCCTCGGGGTGGCCGGGGTTCTCAACGCCGCCCGCGCGGGCAACGTGGTGATCTCCAGCGCGGTCGGAAACGGCGTCGGCGATGACAAGCTGGTGTACACCTACGTGCCGACCATCATCGAGTACTACCTGGGCGAAAAGCCGTTGCTGGCCAACGTCGACACCTTCCGTTGCTGGCTGGATGAGGAGTGCGAAGAGGTGCTCGACCGGGTCGACGAATTGGTGATCAAACCCGTGGAGGGCTCTGGCGGCTACGGCATCGTGTTCGGTCCGGATGCCAATGAAAAGGAACTCGCGACGATCAGCAAGAAGATTCGCGCCGACCCGCGGGGCTGGATCGCACAGCCGGTCGTGCAGCTCTCGACGGTGCCGACCCAGATCGGCGACCACCTGGCGCCGCGGCATGTGGACCTTCGCCCGTTCGCGGTCAACGATGGCGACGAGGTCTGGGTGCTCCCCGGCGGCTTGACCCGGGTCGCGCTTCCGGAGGGCTCGCTGGTGGTGAACTCCAGCCAGGGCGGTGGATCCAAGGACACCTGGGTGCTGGCATCGCGGACGTCGGCAGCAGATCGTGAGCTGGCCGCCGCCGAGGTGGTGCGTTCGTTGCCCGACGCTCCGAAGCCCGGCAAACCGTCGGTCGCTGAGAAGGCTGCCCGCAACGGCAAACCCGGCCGAGAGGCCAAGAGCGAACAAACCCAACAGCAGCAGACCCAGGGGGCCCGTGGCTCAAGTCAACAGGACCAACAACAACAGCAGCAGCAGCAGCAGCAGGCGGTGGTCGACTGA
- a CDS encoding ComEC/Rec2 family competence protein: MNTDERHIDIRLVPGAVTCWTVTAAGILWSPAVIVAIVVGAVAGTAMAGRWCARRGIALGAAGVAAVAVIGTAFGLSIALRAHDARHHPIAARHGHTATVGVVPTESPRSLGQGRIMFRGGLLELDGNPLTGMVLVFAPVTDFAELTVGRPATFRARIGRPLRPDLSVAVLTAIGEPTLGAIPTVRRLSGHIRSEFADTARRVLPAEQSAMLPALVLGDMSAVPATTADDFKIAGLTHLTAVSGANVTIVCGTALLVAALVGPRMAALLALAVLIGFVVVVEPSASVLRAAVMGGIALLAVLTHRRRQAIPVLSASVVALMAVAPQLAVDAGFALSVVATAALVVIAPTWSARLVERGWPTPLAAAVSIALAAQLVTAPLIAGISGRFSVLAVLANLLVAVVIPPITVIGTVAAALSAFSPEAAGILIRFTGPELWWLLSVADRIAAVPGASVTVPSGFVGMALVTAVSITLILSLRRRWGRMLCATAACCLLAWTLSGVVGAA; encoded by the coding sequence GTGAACACCGACGAGCGCCACATCGATATCCGGCTGGTCCCGGGCGCGGTGACCTGTTGGACGGTGACCGCCGCCGGGATCCTCTGGTCACCCGCGGTCATCGTGGCGATCGTGGTCGGTGCCGTCGCGGGGACGGCGATGGCGGGGCGGTGGTGCGCGCGGCGCGGGATCGCGCTGGGGGCCGCCGGGGTGGCCGCGGTCGCGGTCATCGGCACCGCCTTCGGTCTGTCGATCGCCCTGCGTGCCCACGATGCGCGGCATCATCCGATTGCTGCGCGGCACGGCCACACCGCGACCGTCGGTGTGGTCCCCACGGAGTCGCCGCGATCACTGGGGCAGGGCCGCATCATGTTCCGGGGCGGGCTGCTGGAACTGGACGGCAACCCGCTGACCGGCATGGTGCTGGTCTTCGCGCCGGTGACGGATTTTGCCGAACTGACCGTCGGCCGCCCGGCCACCTTCCGGGCACGCATCGGGCGTCCGCTGCGGCCAGATCTCAGCGTCGCCGTGCTCACCGCGATCGGCGAGCCGACGCTCGGAGCTATCCCTACGGTGCGCCGCCTGTCCGGGCACATCCGCTCGGAGTTCGCCGACACCGCGCGCCGGGTGCTGCCCGCCGAACAGTCCGCGATGCTGCCCGCCTTGGTGCTCGGCGACATGTCCGCGGTCCCTGCGACGACGGCCGATGACTTCAAGATCGCGGGCCTGACCCATCTGACGGCGGTTTCGGGAGCCAACGTCACCATCGTGTGCGGCACCGCCCTGCTCGTCGCCGCGTTGGTAGGACCCCGGATGGCGGCCCTGCTGGCGTTGGCGGTGCTGATCGGTTTCGTCGTCGTGGTCGAACCGTCGGCGAGCGTGCTGCGCGCGGCCGTCATGGGCGGGATCGCCCTGCTCGCGGTGCTCACCCATCGCCGTCGGCAGGCGATCCCGGTGCTCTCGGCGAGCGTCGTCGCGCTGATGGCGGTGGCGCCACAGCTGGCCGTCGATGCGGGGTTTGCGCTGTCGGTGGTGGCGACGGCCGCCCTGGTCGTGATCGCCCCGACCTGGTCGGCCCGCCTGGTCGAGCGCGGCTGGCCCACACCGCTGGCCGCCGCGGTGAGCATCGCGCTGGCCGCTCAGCTGGTCACCGCCCCGCTGATTGCCGGGATCTCGGGCCGGTTCAGCGTGCTCGCGGTCCTGGCCAATCTGCTGGTCGCCGTCGTCATCCCGCCGATCACGGTGATCGGCACCGTCGCGGCGGCGCTGTCGGCCTTCTCGCCGGAGGCAGCGGGCATCCTGATCCGCTTCACCGGGCCCGAGCTGTGGTGGCTGCTGTCGGTGGCGGACCGGATCGCGGCGGTGCCGGGGGCCTCGGTCACCGTTCCGTCCGGCTTCGTCGGTATGGCGTTGGTCACCGCGGTGAGCATCACGCTGATTCTGAGCCTGCGGCGGCGGTGGGGCCGGATGTTGTGTGCCACCGCGGCCTGCTGCCTACTGGCCTGGACCCTCTCCGGGGTTGTCGGCGCGGCGTGA
- a CDS encoding ComEA family DNA-binding protein produces the protein MDTESPAQRLTRRIGTDRDAVTEAPEEESDTVLARWLPDGDSHSARDWLGTLRADPGRAGVIALLGVGIIAVLVTVFTVLRDSPAPVSSANLPAVQMVSGSPTAQAGAAPGPAEPPDGPVVVSVVGLVNTPGLVTLTAGDRIADALEAAGGAVDGADLVGLNLARRVADGEQIIVGLAAPPGSPSPMGSSVSSAAPPAQASPAAPNATAAPGARVNLNTATAEDLDALPGVGPVTAAAIIAWREANGRFTSVDQLSEVDGIGPARLDKLRGLVDV, from the coding sequence ATGGACACCGAATCGCCCGCGCAGCGTCTGACGCGTCGCATCGGGACCGATCGTGACGCGGTAACCGAAGCGCCAGAAGAGGAATCGGACACCGTACTGGCCCGGTGGCTGCCCGATGGGGACAGTCACTCCGCACGGGATTGGCTCGGTACGCTGCGGGCAGATCCGGGCCGTGCCGGTGTGATCGCGCTGCTCGGCGTCGGGATCATCGCCGTGCTGGTCACGGTGTTCACCGTGTTGCGTGATTCACCTGCGCCGGTCTCCTCGGCCAATCTTCCTGCGGTGCAGATGGTTTCCGGATCTCCCACCGCGCAGGCCGGCGCCGCGCCAGGCCCGGCGGAGCCGCCGGATGGACCGGTGGTGGTCAGCGTCGTCGGCCTGGTCAACACGCCCGGGCTGGTGACGCTGACGGCGGGGGACCGGATAGCCGACGCACTGGAGGCCGCCGGCGGCGCGGTGGACGGCGCGGATCTGGTCGGGCTGAATCTGGCCCGCCGCGTCGCGGACGGCGAACAGATCATCGTCGGGTTGGCGGCACCACCTGGATCACCGTCACCGATGGGCAGCTCGGTGAGTTCGGCGGCTCCACCCGCACAGGCGTCCCCTGCGGCGCCGAACGCAACCGCCGCGCCCGGGGCCCGGGTCAACCTGAACACCGCGACCGCGGAGGACCTCGACGCCTTGCCCGGCGTCGGGCCGGTGACCGCCGCGGCGATCATCGCGTGGCGGGAGGCCAACGGACGATTCACCAGCGTCGACCAGCTCAGCGAGGTGGACGGTATCGGCCCGGCCCGCCTGGACAAGCTCCGTGGCCTGGTCGATGTGTGA